A single region of the Methanolacinia paynteri genome encodes:
- the mtxX gene encoding methanogenesis marker protein Mmp4/MtxX encodes MHIGIGIDKNAERVTGSLTSASKSNRITIFSKTNIPGTPYDIVVSDNAEEELIKALYEGRIDAAVRGTLPANAVMKLLKGYGNVKSLKRIALLETQSGTKFLLAPVGVDEGWTREEKVEFVGYAREIASALGMNEKTAILSGGRLGDIGRHPVVDKTIEDAEAVAAETSSDHMEILIEDAVRDHGIIIAPDGISGNLVFRTLALLGGGRAHGAPVANLDRIFVDTSRASSDYSNAVFLASALADYKQKIF; translated from the coding sequence ATGCATATCGGCATCGGTATAGACAAAAATGCAGAGAGAGTGACAGGATCTCTCACTTCCGCATCCAAGAGCAACAGGATCACCATTTTTTCGAAGACAAATATTCCGGGCACGCCGTACGATATAGTAGTCAGCGATAATGCCGAAGAGGAGCTCATCAAAGCGTTGTACGAGGGACGGATCGATGCCGCCGTGAGAGGGACGCTTCCGGCCAACGCCGTAATGAAGCTCCTGAAAGGATATGGAAATGTTAAATCCCTGAAACGGATCGCACTCCTCGAGACGCAGTCGGGGACAAAGTTCCTCCTCGCACCGGTCGGAGTCGACGAAGGCTGGACAAGGGAAGAGAAAGTAGAGTTCGTAGGCTACGCAAGGGAGATCGCGTCCGCACTCGGGATGAATGAAAAGACCGCAATACTCTCCGGAGGGCGTCTGGGGGACATCGGAAGGCACCCTGTCGTCGACAAAACCATCGAGGATGCCGAGGCCGTTGCGGCAGAAACAAGTTCCGATCACATGGAGATCCTGATCGAGGACGCAGTCAGGGATCACGGGATAATAATCGCCCCGGACGGCATATCCGGCAACCTTGTCTTTAGGACTCTCGCACTCCTCGGAGGAGGGCGGGCACACGGTGCTCCGGTGGCAAATCTCGACAGGATATTTGTGGATACTTCGCGCGCCTCCTCTGATTATTCAAATGCCGTTTTTCTGGCTTCAGCATTGGCCGATTACAAACAGAAGATATTTTAG